One Polynucleobacter necessarius genomic window, GCATTTTTCGTGGCTCGACGTTGTAGAAAAAGTTGGGCGTTTTTTAGAGGTCAGCTTTCTGCGTATTCGCGAGCGTCGCGATAGCGAGGAAGATCGCAAGCTTGGTGAAGCGGCTGCTGAAGAGCGCGAAGAATTTGTTGAGGAGATTCGTGGGCGTGTTGAGGTTGCCGCGCCCGTACAAATTGTGCGTGCGCCAATTGAGATTCCCAAGAGTGCTCGTGTTGAGCGCGAAAAACAACAACCGTTCTTTGTGGATATTCCCGATTCAGAATTGCCACCATTAGCATTGCTTGATCCAGTTCCTGAAGCTAAAGAAACGATTTCTGCTGATGTCCTGGAATTTACCTCTCGCTTAATTGAACGCAAGTTAGCCGAGTTTGGCGTTCAGGTCACTGTGATTGCGGCTTACCCAGGCCCTGTGGTTATTCGCTATGAGATTGATCCAGCCGTTGGTGTAAAGGGCAGTCAGATTGTTAATCTCTCGCGAGACTTAGCGCGCTCTTTGGGCGTGGTGAGCATGCGTGTGGTTGAAACCATTCCCGGTAAAACCTGCATGGCTTTGGAATTACCAAACCCCACACGTCAATCTGTTTACTTATCTGAGATTCTGACTTCGCAGGTCTACAACGACAACCACTCCTTGTTGACTCTGGCATTGGGTAAAGATATTTCGGGTAGCCCAATGGTCGCAGATTTGGCGAAGATGCCGCACTGTTTGGTAGCGGGTACTACTGGTGCAGGTAAATCGGTAGGTATCAATGCCATGATCCTGTCATTACTCTTTAAGGCGAAGCCTGATGAAGTGCGCTTGATCATGATTGATCCGAAGATGCTAGAGATGGCAATCTACGACAAGATTCCGCATTTGCTTTGCCCCGTCGTAACCGACATGAAGCAAGCGTATAACGCGCTGAATTGGGCAGTAAACGAGATGGAGCGTCGTTATAAGCTCATGAGTAAGTTTGGTGTTCGTAATCTTGCTGGCTTTAATAAAAAGATTCTGGAAGCAGAAGAGCGTGGCGAAAAGCTCACTAATCCATTTAGCTTGACCCCAGAGGATCCAGAGCCAATCTACAAGGCACCAGTCATCGTGATCGTGATTGATGAGCTGGCTGACCTGATGATGGTCTCTGGCAAGAAGATTGAAGAATTGATTGCGCGCATCGCGCAAAAAGCACGTGCCGCAGGAATTCATTTGGTGCTGGCAACGCAACGTCCGAGTGTGGATGTGATTACGGGCCTGATTAAGGCGAACGTACCAACCCGTATTTCGTTCCAAGTCAGTAGCAAGATTGATAGCCGAACCATTTTGGATCAGCAGGGCGCAGAAGCGTTACTCGGTATGGGCGATATGTTGTACATGGCGCCTGGAACTGGACTGCCAGTTCGCGTTCACGGGGCATTTGTATCGGATGATGAAGTGCATCGTGTCGTTGAGTGGCTCAAGGAGAGGGGCGAGGCCAATTATATTGATGGCGTTCTTGAAGGCGCTGATGAGTCTAACGTCGATGCTTTAACGGGTGAGGGTGGTGGTGAAGCCGACCCTCTGTATGACCAAGCGGTGGCGCTTGTTCTAGAAAACAAGCGCCCATCGATTTCTTTGGTTCAGAGACACTTGCGCATTGGATATAACCGTGCAGCGCGACTGTTAGAAGATATGGAAAAGGCTGGTTTAGTGTCTAAGATGGGTAATGGCGGGAACCGCGAGATTTTGCATCGCTCCTCTGAGTAAGGTTTGATTTTGCAACGACATATTTCTGCAGCAATTATTCAAATTGCTATCGGTATCACTAGCATCCTCTTCTCAGGAGCTGCTATTTCTCAGAGCGAGAGTGGTTCTGAGCAACTACGCAATTTTGTTCGCAATTCCAAAACGGCTGAGGGTGATTTTGTGCAGCAACAATTGCGCGCTCCTAAAGCAATTGAACCTCAAGACAAAGGTTTAAAAGTGGTTCGCCAAACTCAAGGGCATTTTGTCTTTCAACGTCCTGGCCGCTTTGTATGGGACACCCAAAAACCCTATGAACAAAAACTAATTGCCAACGGCAGTCAACTTATTTTGTGGGATAAAGATTTAAATCAAGCGACGTTTCGTCCAGCGGGTCAAGCCATTGCCTCAACTCCTGCGGCGTTTCTCTTTGGAGAAACATCGCTAGACCGGCATTTTCAATTGGTAGATGGCGAGGAGCGTTTGGGTATGAAATGGGTAGCCCTCGTTCCCAAAGCTGATCCCAACGCCAAGAAGCAAAGTGATCTGCCCTATACCAAGATATCGATTGGAATGAGCAACGGTCTGCCCAAAGCACTTGAATTGATGGATGGCTTAGGAAGCGTTGTTTTGGTAACTCTTGAAAAGATTCAAATCAACGTCAATCTGCCTGCCAATCGTTTTAATTTCACGCCGCCTGTCGGCGCTGAAGTCTTGCGCTTAAACTAGAGCCTATCTCCCTTTCTGAGCAATATATGATTGATCCGCAATTACTTCGTAAAGATATCGCCGCAGTTGCAGCGCGTTTGGCTACTCGTAAATTTCAATTGGATGTTGAAAAATTCAACACGCTGGAATCAGAACGAAAGTCGTTGCAAACGCGTACAGAAGAGTTGCAGGCTAAACGCAACCAATTGTCTAAAGCAATTGGGATGAAGAAGGGCAAAGGTGAAGATGCTTCTGCAGAAATGGCAGAAGTTGCCCAAGTAAATAGCGATATGGAATCTGGCGCGGTACGACTGAGTACCCTACAAGCTGAGATTACTGATTTCTTAATGGGTATTCCCAATTTGCCGGATGAGTCAGTACCTACTGGTAAAGATGAGACCGAGAATCAAGAAATAAAACGCTGGGGCGAGCAGCCAATATTTGATTTTGAAATTAAAGATCATGTGGATCTTGGTGGTCCACTAGGTTTAGATTTTGAAGTGGCCGCCAAAATAAGTGGCTCACGCTTTGTGGTATTAAAAGGACTCATTGCTCGATTACATCGTGCTTTAGCGCAGTTTATGATTGATACGCATGCTAGCCACCATGGCTATCAAGAAGTTTATGCGCCCTATATGGTGAATGCCGCTTCCATGCGTGGAACTGGGCAATTGCCGAAGTTTGAGGAAGACCTTTTCAAGGTTCCCCGTCAAATGGGTGGTGAAGCGCAGTCAGACAATGCGGGTGGCGAGGCGAATACCGAAAACTTTTACCTCATTCCAACCGCAGAAGTGCCAGTAACCAATTTAGTCAGGGATGAGATCGTGAATGCGGATTCACTTCCCTTAAAGTTTGTTGCACATACACCGTGTTTTCGTTCCGAAGCGGGAAGCTATGGGCGGGATGTGCGCGGGATGATTCGCCAACACCAGTTTGATAAAGTTGAGTTGGTGCAAATTACAAAGCCTGACAACTCGATGCAAGCGCTAGAGGAATTAACAGGTCACGCAGAAAGAATCCTTGAGTTACTCGAGTTGCCATACAGAAAAGTATTGCTCTGTACTGGCGACATGGGCTCTGGTAGTACTAAGACCTATGACCTCGAGGTTTGGGTGCCATCGCAACATGCTTATCGTGAGATAAGTTCATGCTCAAGCATGGGGGATTTCCAAGCACGTCGTATGCAAGCAAGATTTAAAGCGGGCCAAGGGAAGCCAGAGTTAGTTCACACCTTAAATGGTTCGGGATTGGCCGTCGGTAGAGCCTTAGTGGCCTTGATCGAGAATAAACAGCAAGTTGATGGCAGTGTTGCGATTTCGAAGGCATTACAACCCTATTTGGGTGGCTTGGGAGTGCTCAAACCCATTTAATTTTGATTGGTAGACTTTCTGAAATGAATCGACTCTTCAGCAATCTCATTTGGGTTAGCGCCATCATGATTGCTCAAGACGTTTTTGCTATCGAGAAAACCTATCGATGCGAGGTTCTGAGTGACGCTTATATTAAAACTAACGGAGAGCTAGCCGTTATTTAGGATAGCCCTAGAGTCGGTCAAGAATTTGCGGTGTTCAAAAGAACTGGCGAGGTGATTGGAGATGTGATTGACTCTCTAAAAACCCGAAGATAATTGCCTCTGGCAGTAGCAGTAACGCATACAAAGTTATTTGGGTGCAAAAGTCTGCTGGTAAAAATGGTGCATTTGTTGATTATCTAAGTATCGAAGAGTTTGTATCCAGCAGTAAAAAGCCCTTTGGGTTTTTTCTGGTGGACTGTTAATGACTGGCGTTTGCCAGCAATAGCAGGCATTATTATTTCCAGCAGGTTTAAAGTTGTATAAGCCTGTAGGCATCGGAGAGGTGGCAGAGTGGTTGAATGTACCGCACTCGAAATGCGGCGTAGGATAAAACCTATCGAGGGTTCGAATCCCTCCCTCTCCGCCAAATGCTATTTAATTCAGATAAATTCATGATGAAGATCGATCGTTTATTGTGCTCTAGCGCCATCATTTTGACTGCTGCCGCATGTTCAACGCCGCCCAGTCAGTTTGGGATGTATCAGCAATCGGATGGAACCGTTGGCGTACATGCGCCAAAGGATGCCAAGGAAAGCGAAGCTCAGGAAGTGGCAACCGCTGAGTGCAAGAAGCTTGGAAAAAGAACGGCAACGATTATGGATAGTCGAAAAACAGTCAATGACCGCTTTCCGATGACTTACAACTATTTGTGCCGCTAATTTAACTCAGCAACCATTTCTTGATGGACTTGTTCACGCACATAGCATCTAGGGCAAGACCAAAAAATTCAGAACCGTTCGTGACCATGCTTTCAATGGCCTCGACTTTTCCAGATTTGATGCCTCTTAAATAGGTGGCGACGCGATAGCGCAAGAAGTGCTCTGTTTCACCATCTTCATTTTCAGTGGTGCAAAGTTCTAGACTGCCGTAGCGGGTTTCAGGATTGATATTCAGAGTCGATAGACTCAATGTGCCTACGAGTTTCTCTGGGACAGGAATGGGCACATAGGAGTAGAGGGAGATCAACATTTCTTCTTCATCGACCTCAATGATGTGATCGATATCTAATACATCTTGCTCGGTGAGTTCGGTTTCTCCAGAATCACCACCTCCAAAGGTGGATTCAAACTGCAACATTGCAGTATTGCTACCTTAGGAAATTTCAATCATGTTTGGATAGCCTAATAAACCTTTCCACCAATACATTAGTGAAAATGTGCAGGGGTTGACCTCAACCAAGCCTTTGCTAGTGGATTTTGCGAAGTAGAGACCATAAACTCATCATCCTTTTCCAAGCCGTATTGATCGACTTTAGGCGACTTTGTTGCCCCCTTTTTTTAGTTACTTTTTAGCGGCTGGTTTCTTCGTGATTACCTTTTTGGTAACGACTTTCTTGGCAGCAGGTTTTTTGGCCGCCACCTTCTTGGTAGCAGGTTTAGATGCCTTTTTAGCTAATGACTTTCCAGATGGTTTTTTGGCAGACACTTTTTTGACCGCTTTTACTGCTTTAGTAGCTATTTTCTTTTTTACTGCTGACTTTTTGGTAGCCATAGTTCAATCCTTTATGAGGTGATTCTTGATGGTGATGCTCAGTACTTACCGTATTACTGCAAATTGTTTGCAAAATGATTAAATCAGCCTGAGGTCAACCATGCTAATTACCAGAGTAAAAATAGGGTTGAATGGAAATATAAATTTTTTTGAATGTATTGTTCTTGGTAATTCAGGTTGCTACACTGTAACTGGGCAGTATTGATTAACTTAATTCCATAAAGAGAGATTTCATGTTTCCCGAATATCGCGACTTAATTACCAAATTAAAAACAACGGATCGTCATTTTTCACATTTGTTTGATAAGCACAATAATTTGGATGCCAAGATCTTGCGCATGGAGGGTCACCAGGAGCCGAGCACTCCAGAGGAAATCGAAACCCTCAAGAAAGAAAAACTATTGCTTAAAGACCAGATTTATGCAGTACTTAAGAAAGCAAGCGCAACCTAGATAAGTTACTAAGCTTTCTTCAAGAAGCAGGCTTTGAGCAGCATATTGCCTGCTTCTGTTTTGTAGTCGACCTCATGATCGCCTGACACAAGGCGAATTCCTTTGATTTTGGTGCCGACTTTAAGGGTAGTTGATGAGCCTTTTACCTTTAGGTCTTTTATAAGGGAAACAGTATCACCATCACTCAAAAGATTGCCGTTGGCATCTTTAACAATTAACCCTATCTCTTCCTCAGAGATAGCCTGCATCGGCCATTCATGGCCACATTGGGCGCAAACATAATTGTCCCCATCGGGATAAGTCATATCTTCCTGGCAGGAAGGGCATTTTGGGAAATTTTCGGTGCTCGTTGCCCCATTTTAATCTAGCCATTTAGAATCAAGGTAAATGAAAAGAGTAATTAAAGTTTGCCTATATGCATTGCTGCCTTTGGTGCTGGTCGCTCTACTTGCAGTCTGGTATATATCTACATCGATTAAGCCAGATCAATTAACCCAATTGATTGGCTCTACTGTTAAATCCGCCACAGGCCGTGACCTGAAAATTGCTGGCCCTGTGAGCCTGCGGCTCTTTCCTTCGATTGGTATTACTGCACAGCAGGTTTCTCTGAGTAATGCTCCTTGGTCAGCCAATTCAGAAATGCTTAACGTAAAGCGAATGGAGTTCGATATTGAGCTGCTGCCTTTGTTAAGAGGGGTGGTAGCGTTCAATACTATCAACTTTACCGGAGTGGATGCTTTGCTTCAAACCAACAAGGCAGGAGAGGGTAATTGGAATTTTGATTCTTCGCAAACGTCGAATCTAGGTCCAGCCATTGCTTCACAATCTGTTGACAGCGCAACTTCTGCTCAAACGGATTCATTGCGTATTCAGAACATCAATGTGGCGGATGCAAGAATTCAATACCATGCCTATGGATCTTCTCCCAAGCTGTTTCAAGCCTCTAGCTGTCCTTATCTGGCGGAAGTAATAAAAACAGTATTTCGGGGCAAGTCCAGTATGAAAACTATCAGTTAGGTATTAAAGCGAAAACGGGCAATCTACAAGAGATTTTGAATCAATGGGATGTGCGTCCTGTCAAAATGCCTGTCCAACTCAATCTCTCTGTGAATGGAAAGGTTTTGCAGGTTGATGGAGAGACTGATAAAAGGCCAAACATTGAGCCAAGCTTTAGCCTGCAGATACAGTCAAAATCGTTTGAATTTGCACCCTTGGCAGGGTCGGCTGTGATTGCGGCATCAAGCCCCTCTAATAAGTCCAGCTCAGTAGCAATACCATCATCAGTAAATTTTTCTTTAGCGATGACGTGCTGCCGTTTGAAGTAATGCCTCAAGCAAAGGGTACGCTATCTGTTGATATAGATGAGCTGGGTATCTCAGGGCAATTACCAGTTACGGGCTTAAAAGGCAAATTTGTATTTAATGGCTCAAATATTGGTGTGAGCGCCCTCAGGTTTGGGGTTGGCAATAAAGGTGCTGTCGAGATTCAAGAAAATCTCTCAGAATTGCAAAGTGCCAATTCGACAGTATCGCTAAAAGGCATTGCCCAGGGATTTACTCTGGAACAGCTGATGGACATCCTGGGTTCGTCGGCAAAAGTCAAAGGAGGGGCCACTGAAATTGCATTGAACTTGCGTAGCTCTGGCATCTCATTGCATCAATTGCCAGGAAAAGCAAATGGAGCAGTGCGAATTGCGATTGCCGAAGGCGTATTGGATGCAAGCATTGTGAATGCAGGTGGCGATTTATTGAGTACGGTTGTGAATGCCGTTAATCCGATGCGAAAACGAGCTGACCAAACGACTTTGGAGTGTGCGGTAGCCTATTTACCGTTGAATAACGGCGAAATTATTTTGAATAATTCATTTGGCGTAGTTCACTGATCGTCTGAATATGACGATGTCAGGCTCGGTTGACTTAAAAACAGAATTTCTCAATATTAAGATCGACCTAAGAGTCGGTCGGGTTTAACAACGGGCGTCAATCTTGGTGGTTTAGTGCAGTTGTAGGGAACCTTAATGAACCCACAGGTAGGACTTAACAAAGAGGGTGTCGTCAATAGTGCCGTATCGATTGGATTGGGAATATTGACGGGCGGTGCAACTGTTTTAGCTGAAAACGCGAAGTCGTTGGCGACCAAGAATACGGTTCAGCCTTGTAAAACCGCACTGCACTCTTGGTCGGATATCTATCCTGGTGTAAAGAATTAGAAAACTAAGCCGCTGACAAACAGGCTGAATAGTGAAATAAAAATGCTGGCAAAAAAAGCGGTCCAAAAGCTGGATACCGTGAAGCCTGATACTAGTGCGCCAACAAGCATCAACACCAACGCATTTACCACTAACAGAAAAAGCCCCATGGTGACTACTGTTAGGGGTAGCGTGAACAGGATCAGCAGGGGTTTGACTACAGCATTCGCAAAGCCCAGAACCAAGGCCGCAATCAATAAGGAGCCACCATCTGCAAATTTAATGCCGCTGAAGATATAACTGGCCACCCAGAGCGAAAGGGATGTTAAGCTCCACTGGACCAGAAATAGCGTTAAGTTGTTCATGATGGGATCATCAAAATGATTAATAGCAAAGATGATTAACGGCGCATTCAGAATACGATAGCGCTTCTATGGTAACAGCCGATTAATAGTGCGGTGGGATTTCATCTTTGAGGCTGGTGGCGCCATGCCCGCCAGAGCTGGCCTGTTCTTTCGTTGCCTTTAACTCACGATACAGAAATTCAATTTGTTATTTCTGTTTGTAAACTGTCTCATTAAGTTTTCCAATAAGGTCTTCAGCAAAGCTGAGCTTGATTTCGAGATTGGTGATTCTGTCCTCAGTCATTTTTGATTTCTTCTAGTGGTTAGCGAGCTCGAAGCGGCCATCTTCCATCTCTGATTGTGGCCTGATCCAAAAATCATGAGATTGCATGGACTCATAGACATAGGCTGGTTCAAGAGTGGTTTCAATATTTGCCAAGAAAATGACCCTATAAAAACCACCGGTCTTGATATGTCTGAGTTTTGTCCCTGGTTTATATAGGCCATCATCGGGGTTGGCCATTTTGGGTTTACTCATTTCTAATCCTTAAAAAGGATATCAGTAGATTCTAGACTGTGGCACGATAGTCGGCGCTAATCATGACCCCGTCTTTCAGGGCTCTACTTGCAAGTGCCAGGATTGCATTATTAATATGCTGGGCTTAGAGGAGTAAGCCAGATCCAAAAACCTGATCATCTGGGTCTTGGCATTGCCATGGTGCTGCTGGTACGGTGCTTTACTGGCGCGGCATATATTGGGACTAGTAGCTACGTCATGATGACAAATTCTGAGTTTCCCGCAAAGTCTGTTGGGGAATTTATAGCGTTAGCTAAAGCGAATCCAGATGCCTATAACTATGCAAGCGCTGGAAATGGTAGTGCCTCGCATCTAGCGATGGCCTATTTCGATAGCATGGCTGGAATTCAGCTAGTGCACATAACCCACCAAAGGGGCTGGCGATGCAATTGCCGAGCTCTTAGCTGGTCGCGCTCAAGCTGTGATTGCGGCCAATGTTGCGGCACTGCCTTTTGCCAATGACCCAAGAGTTCGCTTTTTAGGAGTTTCCTCCGAGAAGCCTTCACCTTTTGTTCCTGGCGTTCCACCAATTGGTAATACCGTGAAGGGGTATGTTTTTGATAGTTGGTTCGGTCTTTTGGCCCCTGCTGGCACGCCTATTTCTGTGATCGGCAAAATGTAGTCCGAAATGGGTAAATTGCTTAAACAACCTGAAATCATTGAGCGTATGCGTCGCCAAGGGATCGAGATAGGAAATTTAACTTCTGCTGAATTCAATCAACTTTTAGTTCGGGACTATGTTCGGATGGCGAAGGTGGTGAAAGTCTCCGGTGCTAAGACGGATTAGTTGTCAGTTAATTCTATGACCCGAATTACTGAATTACGTTTGCCTCTTGATCACGGTATAGATGATCTTGAGCTTGCTCTTCTAAAGAGATTAAGTATTCCATAGAAAGATCTAATCTCATTCAAGATCTTCAAGCGTAGCTATTCTGCGTTGAGCATACTGATTCCAATGCACGAGTTTCCAGTCATCTCTAGGATCCCATCGTTTTTGCATACGTGCTTTTGCTTCACTTTCCTCAAGGACAATCCAAGCAATGGAGATCTTGGTTTGCGGTGGAATTCCTAATGCATCAGGATTCAACATTCTGCCACTCTGAATTTCCCGGGAAAATGGTCCAACCAGAATCACGTTAACTCCTAGAAGTAGGTTTTCTCGGGCAATATCAAGCAAACCTTGGTATTCCCAATCGCGGAGATTTTCAAGATAGTAGGGGCTATCTCGATCATTGGGTTTGGGTGATCAACTCCATGACATGAGCGCTATACGAGCCATACGCTGTGTCTTTATCCAGAAAGAAAAAGTCTTCGCTTGTCCTTTCAATGATTAGAGGGAGGGCTTTTTGACCAAGGTCGACTTACCAGTTCCTGCGTGACCAGCAAAAAGAATGAGGCGTGGGGCGGTTGGGGTAAGTTTGCAGACCATGTAACGCTAGTCTCGCAGAATTTCTTGGAAATTTCTTCCATTTTTTGGAAGAGACGATAATGTCGCCATGGCTTTAATCGTACTTACTGATGCAAAACTGGCTTTTGGCCACGTTGATCTTCTTGCAAATACTGCATTCTCACTGGAATCTGGTGAACGTGTTGGCTTAATCGGTCAAAATGGCACCGGTAAATCCTCTCTATTAAAAATTTTGGCTGGTATTGAAAAGATGGATGATGGTCTTTTGCAATATCAGCAGGGTCTACGTATCTCATACGTTCCTCAGGAGCCGATTTTTGAGGCCAAAGAAACCATCTTTGAGGCAGTCTCAAAGGGTGTTGCGGAAGCAAAAGCACTCAGAGAAGAGTATGGGGCTCTGAGCGTAGGCGATTGGGATGATGATGCTCATCACCGTTTAGATGAAGTGCAATCCAAACTTGAGGCATTGAGCGGTTGGAACTGGGAGCAACGCGTGCATGAAACGCTGGATCGCCTCCATTTGGATGCAGACCAAAAAATTAGCAACTTATCGGGGGGTACCAAGATGCGAGTGGCATTGGCTCGTGCACTCGTCGAAATGCCTGATGTCCTGCTATTAGATGAACCAACGAACCATTTGGATTTGGATTCGATTGCGTGGCTGGAGGAGTTGTTAAAAGAATACCAAGGTTCCGTAATATTAATTACCTACGATCGTGCATTCTTGGATAACGTATGCACGCAAATCGTAGAGTTGGATCGCGGTATTTTGCGAAGTTATCCTGGAAACTTTACGCAATATGAAGTTCTCAAGGAACAAGAGCTCAATGCCGAGTCCTTGGCTAATGCGCGTGCAGATAAATTATTGGCGCAAGAAGAGGTGTGGATTCGGAAAGGCGTTGAAGCTCGTCGCACTCGCAGTGTTGCCCGTATAGCTCGCTTAGAAAAGCTGCGTGCAAGCCGAGCTGAGCGCAGAGATGCGATGGGGCAGGTGAAGATGGCGGTTTCTGCTGGAGAGCGTAGCGGCAAGATTGTTGCGGAGCTGGAGAACGTCTGCAAGTCATACGATAGACCCATTGTGAAGGATTTCACAGCGACGATATTGCTCGGCGACAAGGTCGGGTTGTTGGGTCCGAACGGTGCTGGTAAAACCACCTTACTCAAATTAATTCTCGGAACAGTTAAGCCTGATTCAGGTACCGCCACGATGGGAACACGTATTGAAGTGGCTTATTTTGATCAAATGCGTGAAGGCTTAAATCTCAATGCCTCGCTAGAGGATTACATTAGCCCTGGTAGCGAGTGGATTGAGATTAATGGCAATAAAAAACATGTCAAAAGTTATCTAAGTGATTTCTTATTCGCACCTGAGCGTACAAATTCTCCAATAAGCACTCTGTCTGGTGGCGAGCGCAATCGCCTGCTGCTAGCCCGCTTGTTTGCCCGACCAGCCAATGTCTTAGTGCTCGATGAGCCCACTAATGACTTAGATATTGATACCTTAGATTTGCTGGAGCAATTATTGCAAGACTATAAAGGGACTGTTTTCTTAGTCAGTCATGACCGTTATTTCTTGGACAATGTTGTTACCAGCATCATTGCGCATGAGGGTGATGGATATTGGCGTGAGTATGAAGGTGGTTATGAGGATTGGAAGATTCAAAAAGCCCGCTCAGAGCAGATTCGTGCGAATAAAAATACGGCTAAGCCATCAACGAAATCAGAGACAAAAGCCCCCCGCACCCGAATCGAAAGCGGCCCCTAAAGGTAATGTGCAAAAGCTTAATGGCAAAGAGCGGCAAGAATTGGAATCGTTGCCTCAGCAAATAGAGGAATTGAAGTCTGAGCAGGCTGATATTGGAATTGAAATGAGTAATCCCGATCTATACAAGAATGATCGGGAATTAGCAGCGAGTATGCAGGCGCGCTTAGCGAAGTTACTGTTCAGTTAGAGCAAAAACTGCAACGCTGGGAGCAGCTTTTAAGCCGCTCCGAATCCTAAGGGTTGCTTATTCCCCGCGCTTGAGGCGGGCACGTAACCCTGCTATCTCATCGAGTAGATCCAGCGCTAAAGCGACTCCGGGAACATTCAACTCGAGATCATGGGTTAAGTGAGCGGCCGTCTTGGCGCGTCTTAATGAATCGCCGCCAAAGCGCCATTTTCTGGAGAAGAGCCAGAGGGGCTAAGGACTCCCTCGGTTACCCAAGACATAATTAATTCTTCCGGTGTACGGGATGCATGAGAAAGCTCCACAATGCTCATATGCACTTCATTCTCAACGACGCTTCCCTCAATCCAAGTAATGTTGGTGGTATTGATATTTGTCATGGCATCATCCCTTCAAATGCGTTCTTGGGTTGAAATCAAATGCTTTCTCAAATTGCTGGTATGCCTCTTTAAGTGCATCGGTATCCGCTGGAGGTAGGGTGATAGTCGGAACTACAAAGAGGTCACCAGATTCTGCGCTAGGAATCCCCTTGCCCTTTAAGCGCATCTTGCGTCCCGCAACAGTCCCCGCCGGAATCTTGAGTCCAAGGTAGAGCCTGAGGAGTGGGGACATTTACTGTGGTGCCCAACGCGGCTTCCCATGGCGCCAATGGAATATCGATAAAGATATCTTTACCATCCACGCGGTAAATGGGGCTTGGGTGAAATTCAATTTCTAAATACAAATCCCCGGCGGGGCCTTCGCCGATACCAGGGCCACCTTGTCCCGATAAGCGCAGATTTTGTCCAGCCTTTATTCCTTTTGGAATGCTAACGGCTAACTTGCGCTCTTGAGTGCTGACATGACCCTGAGAATTACCGGTTTGGCATACTTATAGACTTCCATTAAAGGACCGGTGCCTCCTTTCATTGAGGAGCCTAGTGATTTTTCAAAAATATTTGCAAGGCCGCCAATTTGGTTTCCAGGGCTAACTTGGCCGTTAATTTGCACATCTCGACCAACCGAATATTCATCTTTCCACCAACGAATACGTTTGATGAGCTTTTCACCAATCTCCTTGCTTGCTGCGCGACGGGTGAGGGGTGTTCTACACCATAAATTTCTGGGGTTTCAGACAAGATGCCAGTGCCACCATGACGAGACAAGATATCAATCGCAGCGCCTAATGCTGGGTTTGCAGTGATAGAAGAGAAGCCATCGGAACCACCACATTGCAAGCCGACAGTGAGATGGCTTGCTGATACCGTTTGGCGTTTAGCCTTATTTGCTTCTGGCAGTAGCGCTTTCACCGCTTCAATTCTAGCCTCAATGGTCTTGCGGGTACCGCCTGATTCTTGCATGATGAAGGTGTGCAAGGTAGAGCCTTCCTTTAGATCTTCCTGCTCCATTAACCCTTTCAACTGATTGCGCTCACATCCAAGTCCTACGATTAATGCTGCGGCAAGGTTAGGATGGCGGGCATATCCTGATATCGTGCGTCG contains:
- a CDS encoding DNA translocase FtsK translates to MSPQPPDSNGQGRIPRLLLEARWFISLGLCLGLFAILLTYSKSDPAWSHASFEAPKNLGGRFGAYLADLMLYIFGISAFWWVALFGRRVLQGWRELWSVPLPPDPEAKPDSLSVRWLGFGLTLVCSMGLESIRLHTLFWQPPRPPGGILGELIGDPLQMSLGFTGATLVLLFGLCAGLSLFLHFSWLDVVEKVGRFLEVSFLRIRERRDSEEDRKLGEAAAEEREEFVEEIRGRVEVAAPVQIVRAPIEIPKSARVEREKQQPFFVDIPDSELPPLALLDPVPEAKETISADVLEFTSRLIERKLAEFGVQVTVIAAYPGPVVIRYEIDPAVGVKGSQIVNLSRDLARSLGVVSMRVVETIPGKTCMALELPNPTRQSVYLSEILTSQVYNDNHSLLTLALGKDISGSPMVADLAKMPHCLVAGTTGAGKSVGINAMILSLLFKAKPDEVRLIMIDPKMLEMAIYDKIPHLLCPVVTDMKQAYNALNWAVNEMERRYKLMSKFGVRNLAGFNKKILEAEERGEKLTNPFSLTPEDPEPIYKAPVIVIVIDELADLMMVSGKKIEELIARIAQKARAAGIHLVLATQRPSVDVITGLIKANVPTRISFQVSSKIDSRTILDQQGAEALLGMGDMLYMAPGTGLPVRVHGAFVSDDEVHRVVEWLKERGEANYIDGVLEGADESNVDALTGEGGGEADPLYDQAVALVLENKRPSISLVQRHLRIGYNRAARLLEDMEKAGLVSKMGNGGNREILHRSSE
- a CDS encoding outer membrane lipoprotein carrier protein LolA, yielding MQRHISAAIIQIAIGITSILFSGAAISQSESGSEQLRNFVRNSKTAEGDFVQQQLRAPKAIEPQDKGLKVVRQTQGHFVFQRPGRFVWDTQKPYEQKLIANGSQLILWDKDLNQATFRPAGQAIASTPAAFLFGETSLDRHFQLVDGEERLGMKWVALVPKADPNAKKQSDLPYTKISIGMSNGLPKALELMDGLGSVVLVTLEKIQINVNLPANRFNFTPPVGAEVLRLN
- the serS gene encoding serine--tRNA ligase, with translation MIDPQLLRKDIAAVAARLATRKFQLDVEKFNTLESERKSLQTRTEELQAKRNQLSKAIGMKKGKGEDASAEMAEVAQVNSDMESGAVRLSTLQAEITDFLMGIPNLPDESVPTGKDETENQEIKRWGEQPIFDFEIKDHVDLGGPLGLDFEVAAKISGSRFVVLKGLIARLHRALAQFMIDTHASHHGYQEVYAPYMVNAASMRGTGQLPKFEEDLFKVPRQMGGEAQSDNAGGEANTENFYLIPTAEVPVTNLVRDEIVNADSLPLKFVAHTPCFRSEAGSYGRDVRGMIRQHQFDKVELVQITKPDNSMQALEELTGHAERILELLELPYRKVLLCTGDMGSGSTKTYDLEVWVPSQHAYREISSCSSMGDFQARRMQARFKAGQGKPELVHTLNGSGLAVGRALVALIENKQQVDGSVAISKALQPYLGGLGVLKPI
- a CDS encoding YdcH family protein, giving the protein MFPEYRDLITKLKTTDRHFSHLFDKHNNLDAKILRMEGHQEPSTPEEIETLKKEKLLLKDQIYAVLKKASAT
- a CDS encoding AsmA family protein; this encodes MKRVIKVCLYALLPLVLVALLAVWYISTSIKPDQLTQLIGSTVKSATGRDLKIAGPVSLRLFPSIGITAQQVSLSNAPWSANSEMLNVKRMEFDIELLPLLRGVVAFNTINFTGVDALLQTNKAGEGNWNFDSSQTSNLGPAIASQSVDSATSAQTDSLRIQNINVADARIQYHAYGSSPKLFQASSCPYLAEVIKTVFRGKSSMKTIS
- a CDS encoding AsmA family protein — its product is MPQAKGTLSVDIDELGISGQLPVTGLKGKFVFNGSNIGVSALRFGVGNKGAVEIQENLSELQSANSTVSLKGIAQGFTLEQLMDILGSSAKVKGGATEIALNLRSSGISLHQLPGKANGAVRIAIAEGVLDASIVNAGGDLLSTVVNAVNPMRKRADQTTLECAVAYLPLNNGEIILNNSFGVVH